In one Dreissena polymorpha isolate Duluth1 chromosome 7, UMN_Dpol_1.0, whole genome shotgun sequence genomic region, the following are encoded:
- the LOC127838128 gene encoding uncharacterized protein LOC127838128 — MCTLIIYHVLYFNVFQICLFTGNDVFNNTYVGLYQNFTFSDLELHSGTRYYITVTAIHNIHRSKTAHSDGFVVDTDNPVEGTVFNTKHHGDEHFQSNSETFGLFWHGFIDHSSGLKAYHVAVIDVDTIQTHINFINVALKTTHTFQNASLSHGHKYIGLVKAEDAAGHLSKIVQSTPKHIDFSPPIGYTCARYRPLHTKQLTESQYTTTELSSTFLKHVPYAIRGLVSNENTEVAVRIGRLNSQLVRVRNHNGTYAFKYAFTLPMEIRENIYLEFDIKHIETNISVGVYECMDMAEATHGVVTVSQVKKSMFIVSVNVFDPDSGIKKITLGAGTSPGSLQLRSLNVAHCINDEIMDLQVEHGTPVHVTAIVENYAGRRSVFHSTAVVTDITPPEISDVIFNIETHINISGKASTITSTITGQWNVIDNKTDIKKCSVGKGRSSDGSPNIMPYTYANDTMVTFHLNSIAHGEVLYCAVKCVNNVELTTLAASGALIVAYKKPIIDLAQVQFIAEAIAAAPISDLPNKFHTIYFSNRSS; from the exons ATGTgtactttgattatttatcatgtGTTATATTTTAACGTGTTTCAAATCTGTTTATTCACTGGTAATGACGTTTTTAACAACACATACGTTGGACTGTACCAAAACTTCACTTTTTCGGATTTGGAACTGCATTCAGGAACGCGTTATTATATCACAGTGACTGCAATACATAATATCCATCGCAGCAAAACAGCTCATTCTGACGGCTTCGTTGTCGACACTGATAACCCTGTAGAGGGGACTGTGTTCAACACAAAACATCACGGTGACGAACATTTCCAATCAAATAGTGAAACATTCGGTTTATTCTGGCATGGATTCATCGACCACTCTTCTGGATTAAAGGCATACCATGTAGCTGTAATCGACGTCGACACGATTCAAACACATATCAATTTCATAAACGTTGCGTTGAAAACAACGCACACGTTTCAGAATGCATCTCTTTCTCATGGACATAAGTACATTGGGCTTGTAAAGGCTGAGGACGCGGCTGGTCACTTAAGCAAGATCGTACAAAGTACTCCGAAGCATATAGATTTTTCCCCGCCAATCGGGTATACATGCGCAAGATACCGTCCGCTTCATACCAAGCAATTAACTGAGTCTCAATATACAACGACGGAATTAAGTTCAACGTTTTTGAAGCACGTTCCCTACGCAATAAGAGGACTCGTATCCAATGAAAATACGGAGGTAGCTGTCCGGATCGGAAGACTTAATAGTCAATTGGTTCGTGTTAGGAATCATAATGGAACGTATGCATTCAAATATGCATTTACATTACCGATGGAAATAAGAGAAAATATTTATCTTGAATTTGATATCAAACACATCGAAACGAATATTTCTGTTGGTGTATATGAATGTATGGATATGGCAGAGGCAACACACGGAGTAGTTACTGTTTCTCAAGTGAAAAAATCGATGTTTATTGTTTCCGTAAACGTCTTTGATCCAGATAGTGGAATAAAAAAG ATAACACTCGGGGCTGGAACTTCACCAGGATCGTTACAATTACGTTCACTTAATGTTGCTCATTGCATTAATGACGAAATAATGGATCTCCAAGTCGAACATGGCACACCCGTACACGTGACGGCTATTGTAGAAAATTATGCTGGTCGTAGGTCCGTATTTCATTCGACTGCCGTTGTAACGGATATCACTCCTCCTGAAATATCTGACGTGATTTTTAACATAGAAACTCATATAAATATAAGCGGGAAAGCATCGACAATAACGAGCACTATAACCGGACAATGGAACGTCATCGACAATAAAACTGACATCAAAAAGTGTTCGGTTGGAAAAG gAAGAAGTTCAGACGGGTCCCCTAACATTATGCCCTATACCTATGCAAATGATACAATGGTCACTTTTCATTTAAACTCGATTGCCCACGGTGAAGTTTTATATTGTGCTGTGAAATGTGTTAACAACGTTGAACTAACAACACTCGCAGCGTCAGGCGCTCTAATTGTTGCCTACAAGAAGCCAATTATTGATTTGGCACAGGTACAGTTTATTGCTGAAGCAATAGCAGCTGCGCCTATTTCAGACCTTCCAAACAAGTTTCATACCATCTACTTCAGTAACAGAAGTTCTTAA
- the LOC127838129 gene encoding uncharacterized protein LOC127838129, protein MQDQLTGKVVIDRDERPIVYVTSDLFTANVHGFEDIHSGIKNFEISIGSKSDIEDIARKIVFRNEIVNIDGTGLLIDGHVYFLFAKAVNRAGLQSVAAVANFVVDRTPPEGGYVFDGYWNQSIDLDFQINIHRIVCHWTGFIDSESGISHFMVGLGSNPGEDDIEPMLPVGLQNDYTWNLSFSAGKIYFCCVSVCNKAGLCISKSSDGILLDNSPPIAGVVRVGSFENHLHFQSQSTNAIFWAGFEDPQSDQESGIGKLILTIWAQNFAGLNSSAAKVTAIATSETPTKNISDQMGVLSIEKHSCDIHYCDSTCTCGLFNKPCTDAVNYKCVSNNSIDTNTHVSFISENDIIDSSACLACQWNFTDINPKPFIKRFEWSVGETDSEIGYGIFDLKLEKPWLDVGLNTRDVYCLPTGKSLVHGEHYTAYVKAWFESDTYQIYSSTPIIVDQTEPSVKKLHFVKDSTSDCAKDLDYIDWTNTIAACWDDVFQEPQGHIIGYYVSLGTVMNGNANFCLK, encoded by the exons ATGCAAGACCAATTAACTGGGAAAGTCGTTATAGACCGAGATGAAAGACCTATTGTGTATGTTACCTCCGATTTGTTTACTGCGAATGTTCATGGATTTGAAGATATTCACAGCGGCATCAAGAACTTTGAAATCAGCATCGGTTCCAAATCTGACATTGAAGATATTGCACGAAAAATCGTATTTCGAAACGAAATTGTCAATATTGACGGAACTGGTCTGTTAATTGATGGTCATGTATACTTTCTTTTTGCTAAA GCTGTCAATAGAGCCGGATTACAATCTGTAGCAGCAGTTGCGAATTTTGTCGTGGATCGAACTCCACCCGAAGGCGGATACGTGTTTGATGGCTACTGGAATCAGTCA ATTGACCTCGACTTCCAAATAAATATTCACCGGATCGTTTGTCATTGGACGGGATTTATTGACAGTGAATCGGGAATAAGTCATTTCATGGTTGGTCTAGGGTCAAATCCTGGAGAAGACGATATCGAACCGATGTTACCTGTTGGTCTGCAAAACG ACTACACTTGGAATTTGTCCTTTAGCGCTGGTAAAATATATTTCTGTTGTGTATCGGTTTGTAATAAGGCTGGACTCTGCATATCAAAATCGTCCGATGGAATACTGCTTGATAATTCGCCACCTATTGCTGGCGTTGTTAGAGTCGGCTCGTTTGAAAATCACTTGCACTTTCAATCGCAAAG CACAAATGCCATATTTTGGGCAGGATTTGAAGATCCACAATCAG ATCAAGAATCTGGTATTGGCAAACTGATCCTGACAATATGGGCTCAGAACTTTGCAGGTCTGAATAGTTCTGCAGCTAAAGTTACTGCAATCGCCACATCAGAAACTCCGACAAAAAACATTTCTGACCAGATGGGTGTCTTGAGCATTGAGAAACATTCCTGCGATATCCATTATTGCGACTCAACCTGTACGTGTGGACTGTTTAATAAACCATGCACAGATGCAGTGAATTACAAATGTGTGTCTAACAATTCTATTGACACAAATACCCATGTTTCATTCATCAGTGAAAATGACATAATTGATTCTTCAGCCTGCTTAGCTTGTCAATGGAACTTTACAGACATTAACCCGAAGCCGTTCATAAAGCGATTTGAGTGGTCTGTTGGGGAAACAGATTCTGAAATCGGATATGGCATATTTGATTTGAAGCTAGAAAAGCCATGGTTAGATGTCGGATTAAATACAAGAGATGTGTATTGCCTTCCGACTGGAAAAAGTCTTGTTCACGGCGAACATTATACAGCTTATGTAAAGGCATGGTTTGAGAGTGACACATACCAGATTTATTCGTCTACCCCTATTATTGTTGACCAAACAGAACCTTCAGTGAAGAAACTTCACTTCGTGAAGGATTCGACATCTGACTGTGCCAAAGACCTGGACTACATCGATTGGACAAATACAATAGCCGCCTGTTGGGACGATGTTTTCCAAGAACCACAAGGGCATATTATAGGATATTATGTATCTCTTGGTACCGTTATGAATGGTAATGCAAATTTCTGTTTGAAATGA